In one window of Henckelia pumila isolate YLH828 chromosome 1, ASM3356847v2, whole genome shotgun sequence DNA:
- the LOC140873412 gene encoding uncharacterized protein, with the protein MAELDHIPKPMKPSTEESPTLELKPLPSHLKYLYLLKNDKLSLICSSSLKGCEEEKLLRVIREHIRATGWSLDDIKGISPTMCMHKIHMEAEHKTSTQPRRRLNSAMQERCMMEIVHDMVENFIEVFMDDFSVVGSSFDACLGFSYFEEKLITALVIAPDWNFPFELMCDASDAALGAVLGQKRDKVLNVIYYANITLLATQLNYATTEKEFLAVVFALDKFRSYLVGRKVIVHTDHSALKYLMSNKDDKPRKGSENQVVDHFSRLENQGTETQVIHDDFPDEQLFEVYSSIRGYR; encoded by the exons atggCGGAGCTTGACCATATTCCAAAACCAATGAAGCCATCAACCGAGGAGTCCCCtactcttgaacttaaaccactcCCTTCTCActtgaaatatttgtatttattaaagaatgataaACTTTCATTAATCTGTTCGTCTTCTTTGAAAGGTTGTGAGGAGGAAAAATTGTTGCGGGTGATTCGAGAGCATATAAGAGCCACAGGATGGAGCTTGGAtgatatcaagggaattagtccAACCATGTGTATGCACAAAATACATATGGAGGCGGAACACAAGACATCTACTCAACCACGGAGGAGACTCAACTCAGCTATGCAAGAG cggtgtatgatggaaATTGTTCATGACATGGTTGAAAATTTTATTGAggtgtttatggatgatttttctgtggtTGGGtcatcttttgatgcatgtttag GCTTTTcatattttgaagaaaaattgaTAACTGCACTAGTGATAGCACCTGACTGGAATTTTCcgtttgagttgatgtgtgatgccagtgacGCTGCGTTGGGAGCCGTGCTTGGACAGAAAAGGGACAAAGTACTTAatgtgatttactacgccaATATCACCCTGTTAGCCACCCAATTGAATTATGCAACTACTGAAAAAGAATTTCTTGCGGTCGTGTTTGCCTTGGACAAATTCAGGTCGTATTTGGTGGGAAGAAAAGTTATCGTTCACACGGATCATTCGGCGCTGAAATATTTGATGAGCAATAAGGATGataaacccag GAAGGGCTCGGAGAATCAAGTAGTGGATCACTTTTCCCGTCTGGAGAATCAAGGAACTGAAACGCAAGtaattcatgatgattttccaGACGAACAACTGTTTGAG gtgtattccagcATAAGAG GCTACAGGTGA